The Prosthecobacter fusiformis genome segment GGCGCAAGAGGCCGGTCAACCCAATGGAGCCAGTAACCAGGAAGCGCGTGGGACCATCGGCGAGCTCCTGGCGGGCTTTGCGGAACCAATTCAGCGTCGCATCCACCTCGGCAGGACTATGGTTAGACGCCACATGACCAAGGAACCAAGGGAACTCATCCAGCATGAACACGATGGGCAGTTCATTCTCGCGGAGCAGGGTCAGAAATTCATCCGCGATGGGTTCCCAGAGGTCCACCGCAGGCTGTCCAGGAGTGAGTTTGATGCCGGTGACGCTGATCTGCTCGATGCGCTTCAAAACAGAAGCTGTACCTTTGCCTGCCTCTTTCAGCCAAGCGAGTTTGTCGGGAGGTGTTTGCAGCAGTTTCTTAGTCTCTTTAAGCATCAAAGTAAGCCAAGCCGGAGCACTGCGCAGACCCTGGAGGTCGAGATAGAGCGCCGACGTGTTAGCAGGCGGATATCGTTCCAGATCACGAAGGATTGAGGTCTTCCCTGTGCGGCGAGGTCCCAGAAAAGCCATGTGGTCACGATTCAACGCCCTGATCAGCCGTTTGCGGATCGCTGTACGAGGGAAATAATGGTCTCCCGTAGCCGGAGAGCCGATTTTGAGTTTAGCAGGCTGAGACATGCCGCCATCTTCAGGCAATGAAATTATTGCGCAATAAATATTTTGCACAAATTACGATGAGATATCAGCGCACTACATGTTGAAGTGTTAAGCGAGATGCAACCTCCGCCCCTCCTCCCCCCAAACGCATCACCAAACCACCCCGCCTCCCTAGAAAGAGGCCAAGGAGCAGAGAACGCGGAGGCAGCAGGAACCCTGATTCCTCCCCTTGTCATCTAACGCTCTTTCCTGTACTCTACCAGCATGTCCACGATCACGATCCCCATCGCTGATGACGACCTGGCTTTCCTCCACTCCTGGACACAGGAGCAGGGAACCACGGTCGAGGAGTTTTTTTCCCGTGAGGCCCATAGCCTCCGCCGCCATCTACAGGCACCCTTGCACCCAGTATTGCAGCGTGCTTCCGGCGTAATTCACAGCGACATTGATGGCGTCAGTGATCATCGTCAGCATCTGGATGACAAATACCGATGACTGTCGTGGTGGACATCAATGTGCTGCTGGATGTCTTTCAAAGACGTGAGCCTTACTATGCGGCCTCAGCGGCTGTCCTCAATCAGATCATGAATGGAAGAATGGTGGGCATCTGCCCTGCACATGGATTGACCACCCTGTTTTATCTCGCCAGAAGACATGGCACTCAGGTAGATGCCGAAGCTGTGATTGATCGGGTGCTGGAATATTTCGAGGTTGTCTCTCTCGACAAGTCTGAATGGGAGCGCGCGAGGTCTCTGCCGATGGATGACTTTGAAGATGCCGCCATCGCCGTGACGGCAGAGAAAAGCGGAGCATTATTCATCGTCACACGAAATGAAGGAGACTTTGTCTCCTCCCCTGTCCCCGCCGTTTCTCCAGCCTCTTTTTTGAGCCGCATGAGTTGACTCTGGAGCGCCCCCGTCCCCCGTGCTAAGCCTGCATCCTGCGGGGCTTCGTCCCCGGATCCGCGCTTCCTCATGACCTCCCTTCTTCAGACAGAAAAACGCCACCTCTGGCATCCCTTCACCCCCATGCAGGCCTGGTGTGATGAGGCGCATGATCCCTTGATGCTCGTCTCCGGTCACGGCTGTTATTTGAAGGACCAGCACGGCAATGAATACCTGGACGGCAACAGCTCCATCTGGACAAACATCCATGGGCACAACCATCCCACGCTCAATGCCGCCATCCGGGCGCAGTTAGACCAGGTCGCTCACACCTCCTTCCTCGGTTTCACGCATGAGCCTGCCATCCAGCTCGGCCAGCAGCTGGTGGACCTGCTGCCCGGCAGCGCCCTGACCCGCGTCTTCTATTCGGACAACGGCTCCACCGCCATCGAAAGCGCCATCCGCATGGCCTTGCAGTACTGGAAACAAAACGGCCATCCGTCTCGCGATACCATCCTGGCTTTTGATCGCGCCTATCATGGCGATACCCTCGGTGCTGCCAGCGTCGGCGGCATCCCCATCTTCAAAGGCAGCGGCAATGACTTCGGCTATCGCGTTCAGCGCGTGCCCACCCTGGACGCCCTTCTTGGCCTAACCGAGGATGAAATAACCCGCCTCTCCGCCGTCATCATCGAGCCCCTGATCCAGGGCAGCGCAGGCATGCGCCTCTGGCCCAAAGGCATGTTAAAAGCCCTCAGCGACTGGTGTCAAAAGCACGACATCTTCCTCATCCTGGATGAAGTCATGACCGGCTTTGGCCGCACCGGAAAAATGTTCGCCTGCCAGCATGAGGACGTCATTCCGGATTTCCTCTGCTTGGCCAAAGGCCTCACCGGCGGTTACCTGCCCATGGCCGCCACCCTCACCACCCAGCGTGTCTTTGAAGGCTTCCTTGGCCCCGGCCGCGCCTTTTATTACGGTCATAGTTATACCGCCAGCCAGCTCGGCTGCGCCGCCGCCCTCGGCAGCCTCCAGGTTTTCCGCGAGGAAAAGCTCCTCGAGACACTCCCTGCCAAAGTCCAGTTCTTCCAAAACCTCCTCGATACCCTTCGCGATCTCCCCAGCATCCTGGAAATCCGCCAATGCGGCCTGATCGCCGGCATCGAGATCGGCCCCTACGCCCCCGAGCAAATGATGGGCGTCAAGACCTGCCTCGCCGCCCGTCCCCACGGCCTCCTCACCCGTCCCGTTGTGGATACCCTCATCCTCATGCCCCCGCTGGCTGCCACCCAGGCCCAGCTCACCCACATGGTCCTCGCCCTCCGCCTCGCCATCCAAGAAACCGCCCCCTAAAGTCCGCCCGTCCCCCATGGCGCACGCGCCTGTCCCCATGGAGCGCACGCGTCCTCGCGTGTAGTCTTGTGCGTCCCCGCGCAAGACCGTTCTCACGTCCCCGTCCGCCACCATGGAGCGCCGAAGATCCGTCGGCATTCAAAACAAGTGCTCAGTCCTCAGTGGTCAGAAAGCCTCCCCTTCCAGCCCATAGCCCCAATACGCCCCGTGTCTTCCGCCCCTCAAAAAGTAGCCCGCTCAGTCCCCTGAGCGGAAAGCCACCTCGAAACCCCTTCCACCCATCCACCCCACCATCGAAGCTCACCGTCTCATGACTCCGCCTCCTCCGCCTCTTTGCCCCTCTGCGTTAAACCGATCACAGTAGACCACCACCCCACAAAAAAACCGGCAGTCTAAACCGCCGGTTCTCTCAAACCCCCCCGCGCGATCAGTCGCGCGGAAGGCCATATCATCCGCCAAGCCTCAGCCCAGCTTCACCACATCCGTCTTCTCCATGGCCGCCGTCAGGCCAGCCCAGCCCTCGGGCCGCTGGAGCTGGAACATATAAAGGTACAGCGCCACCTGCTGTGGCGGATACAGCGCCAGCAGCGCATCGATGCCCGCCTGCGCCTTCTCTTCAGAAATCTCTTCCGGCAGTTCATCCACCTGGCCCTTGCCATCATGGGGGATGCCCACCGCATCCAGAAAGGTGATCAGCATCGTCCCCTGGGACTTCAGCAGCCAGATCTGCAAAAGCTGCTCCGCCACCGGATCATTCGTCTTCATGTACAGCTGGTTCAGCAGCCACTCACCCTGCTGGGCGCGGGACTTTTCCAGGATGAACTGGGGGCGCAGCTTGCGGGCCTGCGCCAGGGACTGGATCACCGCACGGTACGCCGGGCGTTCGTCCGTCTGCATATACGTGATGATCTGCTGGCGGAGTTCTGGGCCGACGGCCTGGAGGATTTGTTGGGCTTTCATACGCCTGATTTCAAAAAAGGGTTGGATTGGGGCGGGCTTGCTACCATGCACGCCCCTGGGTGGCAACAGGTTATCTCACCCTTCACTCACCTCACCCTGGGCACGCACCCGGCGGGCGATGAAAAAAGGCGCATATAAAACGCTGTAAAAAATCCCGCACAGCACCACCAGGCTGCCGATGTACCACGGCCACGGCCCCAGCACATCCATCAGGCTCGCCTGCTCTGGCTTCCGGCATAGAAAGGCGAAATTGCTGTTCAGCGCCGCATTCACCCCGCCCACCACCAGCGCATAGCCCAGCGTCAGCCCCACCATTCGCGGCACCGCCCAGGCCCGCGGCGGGCACTTCAGCGCCGTCACCACATGCAGCGCCGTCACCACCACCCCGCCATGCAGCACAAAGAAAACCAGGAACCGCGCATCCGGAAAGTCCACCGCCAGGTTCGGCGTGATCAGCCCCTGCAGCGTCCCCGCCAGGCCAAAAAAATACACGATCTCCGCCGCCAGCCGGTTCCTCGTCAGCAGCGCGATTCCCCCCGCGATTCCCGCCACATCGCAGAAATGCAGCGGCAGCCCCGTGTCCCAGCTCAGCGTCCCCAGCCGCCAGTGGGAGACCGTCGCCATCGGCCACGTCATCAGCAGCATCAGCGCCAGCACCCGCTCCGCCACCTGCGCCGCCCCCGGCTGCCACCTGCGCAGCCCCGCCAGAAACATCAGCGCCACAGCGCACAGAGCCAGCACAGTCAGGTGGGTCGAGCCAAAAGCTTGAAAAGGAGCAGACATGGGAAAAAGGGGAAGGGCAGGGGGGGGGAGGCGCACATACTGGTTTCACCGCCCAGCCCCGCCAAGCGAAAAACACCATCAGATACGCCACCCGGCTTCATGCGTGATTTTTTCTCAAAACGCATCACCTTCCCCCACCCGTCCATCGCTCACCCCGCCAGACCCAGTTTCACCTCGGCCCGCGCGCCCGTTTTCCCATTCACGCCCGCACCTTATGTCCTCCCGCCATACCGCCTCCGGGGATACCTTCCTCATCCCCTTCGGCCTCATCTTCCTCCTCGCAGGTCTCGGCGTCGGTTACTTTTATTACGATCTCCTCAGCCGCTGGTACTCCGCGCGGCATTGGGTGCAGGTGCCCTGCATCATCGAATCCAGCGCCCTCCGGGACCACATGGAAACCCGCCCCGCCTCCACCACGGAGCACGATACCCTCATGAATGAGGCCATGGCCACCTATGCCTATGAATACGAGGGCCGCCCCTACCAGGGCACCGAGGTCGCCCTCAGCGGCGGGGCAGATAACTTTGGCGACTACCAGCAGCGCGTCTCCCAGATCCTGGATGACCACCGCACCTCCGGGACACCCTACCGCTGCTTCGTCAATCCGGACGATCCCACCCAGGCCGTCATCTTTCGGGATGCCCGCTGGACCCTCCTCCTCTTCATCAGCATCTTCCCCCTCCTCTTCCCGCTTGTCGGCGGCATCACCGCCACCATGGGCCTGCTGGGCCGGTCAGAAAACAAACGCGTCAGGGGTTATCAGACCAAGTATCCAGACCAGCCCTGGCGGTGGAAATCCGCCTGGGGTCCAGAATGGATGCCGCCAAAGAATGCCGGCCGCACCTGGATCTGGGTCACCATCGCCACCTGGATGTCCATCCTCTGGCTGCCCATGCTCTATGCCCTCGTCGTGGATGGAGACATCAGCCTGTCCAGCCCCATCAGCCTCCTGCCTTTTCTCACCCTCGTTCCCATCCTCTTCGTCTCCCGCGCCGCCCTCCGCCGCATCTTGGAAAAACGCTATGGCCAGATCCTCCTCCATGTGGAGCCGCGCCCCATCACCCCCGGCAGCACCCTGAATGCCTGGCTCGCCATCCCGCAAAACTTGCCGTTAGGCCAGCATGAGCACATGCAGGCGCAGATACGCTGCATTCGGGAGGTCACCACCCGCTCTGGAAAAAACACCACCGTCAACCGCGAGGTCCTCTGGTCAGACCATCAATCCCTCCCCCTCGCCGAGGCCACGCGCGAGGCCCGTGGCAGCCGCCTGCCCGTCACCTTCACCCTCCCCGCCGGTTTGCCCGCCATGCCAGTGGCCCTGGCCGATGTCGGCTGGCACGATGCCAGCCAGCACCTCTGGGAGCTGGAGCTCACCGCCCCGCGCCTCACCCGGCCCATGGTGTATGACCTGCCCGTTTTCCAGACCGACACCGCTTCCTCGTCCACCCCCGTCACCTCCACAGCCACCTCTTCCCCCACCACCCACCCGCTGGATCTGGATGCGGATGAGCTCACCCTCCACCTCGCCCGCCATCACATCACCGCGGTTTTTGATTCCCGCCAGCTCCCCGTCAGTTTTGACCTCAGCCCCCGCCGCTACGCCACCGTCCGCCTCTTTTTGATCTGCTTCACCTCCTTCTGGTCCCTCGCCTTCCTCATCCTGCTGAATACGGATGCCCCCGGCCTCTTTCCCCTCATCTGGGGCGTCACATCCGCCATGCTCTGGGCTCTCATCGTCATGCAATTGCGCCGCCAGCGCCTCCAGTTCAGTGACACCGGCGTGGACATCACCTGGTCCCTCGGCCCCTGGAGCGGACGCCGCAGTTATGAAAAACGTCACCTCGTCCAGTTTCAGCACCGCATCAACATGACCTCCGGTGCCACCGCCTATCACGTCGTCTCGGCCGAGACCATCTTTGGCAAAAAAGTCACCCTCATCGATGGCATCCCCAGTTCCCTCGTCGTGGAAAATCTCTGCCGCCTCCTGGAGGCCTGGCGTAAGCAGGCTTGATCACTTGCCCACAATGTGGCTTGCTAGCTTGCATGAATCCACAACCGGCGAACGTCATCGAACTGTGTCAGGCTCTCGTTCGCATCCCCTCCGTGAATCCCGATGGCGATCCCGGTTGTGACCAGACCGGTGAAGCCGCCTGCGCCACCTACGTCGGCCAGTTCCTCGCCGCCAGCGGAGCCACCGTCCAGCTTGAGGAAGTCGAGCCTGGCCGCCCCAACGTCATCGGCCGTTTTCCCACCCGCCCTTCCGCCGATGGCAAGCCGAAGCCGCGCATCGTCTTCGCCCCCCATACCGATACCGTCAGCGTCGGCGGCATGACCATTGATCCCTTCGGTGGCGACCTCCGCGATGACCGCATCTGGGGCCGGGGTGCCAGCGATACCAAAGGCCCCATGGCCGCCATGCTCTGGGCCCTTTATGAAATGCGTGCAGACATCCCCTCCCTGCCCGTGGAGGTCCACTTCGCCGGTTTCATGTCGGAGGAGTCCGCCCAGCTCGGCTCCCAGCACTTCGCCCGCACCCACGGCCCGTATGATTTCGCCCTCATCGGCGAGCCCACCGGCATGCGCACCGTGCATAAGCACAAAGGCTGCCTCTGGGCGGATGTCCACACCACCGGCGTCGCCGTCCACGGATCCATTCCTGAAAAAGGCGTCAATGCCATCGTCAAAATGGCCTCCCTCATCCACGCTCTCGATATCGAATTCCGCCAGGTCCTCAAAGACACCGGCGGGGAGGATGAATGGCTCGGCTTCAGCACCATCAATCTCGGCATGATCCGGGGCGGCACCCGCTCCAACATCGTCGCGGACCAGTGTGTCCTCCGGGTGGACATGCGCACCACCCCCGGCCTCGCCCGCGCAGGCGGTGCCGTCGCCGTTTTGACAGAATTTGTTAGGCAGCGCGATGCCACCGCCAGCGTCGTCCCCCTGCCGGAAACCTTCCCGCTGAATACCGATGCCACGAACCCCTTCGTCCAGCGTCTGGTTGAATGCGGCTCCTCCGTCACCGGCGCACCCTGGTTCTGTGATGCCGCCTTCCTCGCCGCCGGTGGCACACCCGCCGTCGCCATCGGCCCCGGCGGCATCGCCCAGGCCCATACCAAGGATGAACACATCGCCGTGTCCGACCTCCAGGATGGCGTGAACTTCTTTGTGAAGTTCCTCAAAAGCTGGCAGGTCTAACCAATAGCATGATTGCGTGGGCACGCATCACCCTCAGCGTCATCATCATGACGCTGCTCACCCAGTGTGTGTCACCCATGAAAACGAAACACACCCCCGATCCGGATGTATTTTTTCATTCGGCCCAGCCGCCCCCAGGGGGTACACAGAAGTGGAACCCCCTCTGGTGGGTGGGTAATGCCGATGACCCCGTGCCCCCTCATTGGTACCGTCCAGGACAGAAAATGCGCAGCACCCTCTGGCAGCTTCGGAACCCCATGCACAACTTCACTTTTTATGTCATTGGCATTCATGACAAAGAGTTTGTTAGGCTCGGGAAACAGCCTGGGGCGGTCTTTCGCAAGGGTGGCGGGTGGAATTGGGCCGTCATCCACCATGGCTGGCTGCGCCTTCCCTTTGTCAGTTATGAAGGCGAAAATATTCGCTGGTACGCCCTCTGGCGCGAGAAGGGAAACTTCGGCCTCAAGCTCCACCGTCATCGCCGGGAATAACAAAAAGCGTGTTATGGCCGAACAATGAACGTAATAATAGAAAAAGTTACGATTAACGTTAGGGGCCGAACCGCAAGCGTAGCGCGTTATGGAAAATAGTTGGTTGACACTTCTGCAAAGAACGCCAGACTTCGCGTCCCTCTGAAGAGCAACCAACTGTTCAGGGCGTGACCCAAACAACCCCAACGACTAATTGATCAGATCCATCCTTCTTTGCCTTAGCGTCTTGTGCACTCAATCCCTCGCGGGAGAAGTCAAAATTCCAGCCACAACAACGCCCCAGGGCACACCAGGTCAGATCCTCCATGGCATCCGCACCACCGCCTACACCCACAGTGAGGCGGACCATATCAAATATGGATCGCGCACAGCCGTCGGCACCACCCTGAAATACGGCCAGCTTCGCAGCGCTGCTGCTGACTGGTCCGTTTATCCGGTCGGCACCGTCTTCCAGATCCAGGGAGACAGCGCCCTCTACATCGTGGATGACTACGGCTCCGCCCTCGTCGGCACACGCACCATTGATCTCTACAAACCTTCCAGTTATTCCATGAATGTCTGGGGTGTTCGCAAGGTCGATATCCGCATCCTCAAATGGGGTTGCTTTGCCAAAAGCCTCGCCATCCTGAAGCCCCGCCAGTCCAAGGCCTCCCACGTCCGCGAAATGGTCTCCCGTCTCGTCTCACGTCCCGCCTAACTTAAAGCGCTTCAAGAAAATCACTCCGGCATGCCCGCCCCCGCGCGCATCCCGGAGTTTTTTTATGCCCCCGGAGCGCCCTCGTCCCGTCCCCCCTGGAGCGCACGCGTCCCGCGTGCCGTCTTGTGCGTCCCGCGCAAGACCGTTCTAACACCCCCGTCCGCCACCATGGAGCGCCGACGACCCGTCGGCATTCAAAAACAAGTGCTCAGTCCCCAGTGCACAGTTCTCAGATCAGAGCGTCCCCTTTTTCAGCCCATAGGCCCCATAGGACCTATCCGTCCTATCACCAGCTCCCCTCAAAAAGTAGCCCGCTCAGTCCCCTGAGCGGAAAGCCACCTCGAAGCCCCCTCCCACCCGCCTCCCATCCACCCCACCATCGAAGCTCACCGTCTCATGACTCCGCCTCCTCCGCCTCTTTGCCCCTCTGCGTTAAACCGATCACAGTAGGCCCCACCACCACCCCACAAAAAATCCCACGGACCTTCATCCGTGGGATTCCAAAAAATCACGTCAAAGCCGTCTTACTTCTGCTTCGACTCATATCCCGCCACCGGCTTGCCTTCATCCGTCAGCTTACCGCAGGACCACAGCAGACCACGCGCCACCAGATCCAGGAACACCGGGTCGCTCATCGTCTCATTGCCGTGGCCCATCGTCGTGCCAAAGACCTTCCCCGTGCCATACGTATTCACCCAGATCAGGAAATGATCCTGCTTCGTGTCTTCGCCATAGGCCTTCGCCAGCGGGACGAAGTTTTCCCAAAGCTTCTCATTCTTGTACAGCTCATCCTTCTTATTCACCCACTCCATCGGGAAGCCCTTCATCACCGGATGCTCCGGGGCCACATTCTTCACCGTCAGGTCACGGTTTTTTTCGTGGCTCATGGACGTCTGGCCCACGCACTTGCGCCATTCATCCGTCGCTGCCGCGCGGTAGCTGTGGGCGGAGCAATGCAGCATCACCGCAGGCACACCGTCATGATGCGGCTTGGCGATGCGGTTCACAAACTCCACATCCGTGATACCGCCGAAGCACTCATTGTGCAGCACCACATCGTAGCCCTTGGCCCAGTCCGCCTTCTCATAAATGCTCACCTTGTGCGTCTTGTCCTTTTTGCCATCGGGCCCTTCTTCGTGAATGACGGTGAACTCCACATTCACGCGTGCGCTCAGCCCTTCGGCCAGGATCATCTTTTGGTTCTCATAGTCGTGGCAGCAGCCGCCGGTCACCATCAGCACCTTCAGCGGTGGAGCGGAGGCAGGATCAGCAGCCAAGGAAAAAACGGCAGCAATGCCGAGGGCGAATAACGGGAGCAGGATAGCTTTCATGGAAGGAGGGAGTTAACGCGATGAACCGGTAGATTCTCAATCAGATTGTGCAGGAAGATCATCTTTGGACACCTCTGGCTCCACCGGCGGCAGCACTGCAGCTTCCTCCACAATGGCAGGCGCAGCTTTTGGCTCCTCCTTTTTCCGCACCAGACGCGCCGCATAAAAACCATCATGCCCCGTCTCCGCAGGGTTGATCTTCATCTCCTCCTCCAGCGTCCATTCATCCCCGCGCGTGCTCAGGAATTTTTGCACCTGCTGCTCATTCTCACCCGGCAGGATAGAGCAGGTGGCATACACCATCTTGCCCCCCGGTTTCACCAGCGCACTGTAGCGGCTCAGGATGTCCTGCTGCTCAATGATCAGTCGGTCGATCTCCTCATTGCTCAGCTTCCACTTCGCATCCGGGTTCCGCCTCAGCACCCCCAGGCCGGAGCAGGGCACATCCAGCAAAAGCCGGTCCGCATACCCCGCCAGGCGCTTCAGCGTCTTTGTGCCTTCGATGACGCGCGTCTCCGCCACATCCACACCGGCGCGGGCCGTCCGCTTGCGCAGCTCCGCCAGCTTCCAGTCATGCACATCCAGGGCGATGATCTTGCCCTTGTTCTGCATCAGCGCACCCAGGTGCAGCGTCTTGCCGCCCGCCCCCGCGCACGCATCCACCACCTTCATCCCTGGCTCCACCTGGAGGAAAGGCGCCACGCATTGGGAGGACGCATCCTGCACTTCAAAAAGCCCCTCTTTGAAAGCCGCCATGCCAAACACATTGTAACGCTGCCGCAGATGCAGCGCCGTCGGGATCTCCTTGATCCCATCCGTGATGAAGCCTTCCTGCGCCAGCCGTGTCTTCAGGCTCCGGCGCTCCGTCTTCAGCGTATTCACCCGCAGATACACATCCGCCGGCTTATTCAGCGTCTCGCGGATGGCCGGCCAGGCCGCACCCAGCTCATCGCCCAGCCTTTTTTCCATCCAGTCCGGGATGGAGGCGCGCAGGGCAGGGGACACATCTGCCTTCGCCCGCTCCAGGATGTAAGCCCGGCGCACCGCACCCACCTCATCGAAAAACGGCAGTTCATGCTCCGCCATCACCCAGTACGCCGCCCACACATGCCATAGCCGCTCCATCGTGATCGCCTCCCGCTGCGCATGCTCCGCATCCGGCTGCCCCGCCAGATACCAGTACCAGCGCCAGTGGCGCACGATCTCATACACCGCCTCCGCGAACAGCTTCCGGTCCCGGCTCCCCCACTTCGGATGCCGTTTAAAAGCATACTCCACCACCTTGTCGGCATAGCGTCTGTCCACAAAGACGTCCCGCAGGGAGCTGATAATCTGGGCGATGAGGTGGTAATGCAGTTTCACAGTTAAATCGGACCCCTCCGTTCGTCCCAGATCATCCCAAACGCAAGTTTTCCGCGCACCCCATGGAGCGCACGCGTCCCCCCTTGCCGTCTTGTGCGTCCCGCGCAAGACCGTTCTCACGTCCCCGTCCGCCACCATGGAGCGCCGACGATCCGTCGGCATTCAAAAACAAGTGCTCAGTCCTCAGTGCGCAGTTCTCAGATTTAGCCCCCTCTTCAAGTCTATAGGCCCAATACGCCCCATACGACCGATCCAACCCCCCATGTCTCCCAATCCCTCAAAAAGTAGCCCGCTCAGTCCCCTGAGCGGAAAGCCACCTCGAAGCCCCCTCCCACCATCACCTCATCATCGAAACTCCCCACCCCAAAAAAGCGCTCGCCCCCTCTCGCCTCCCATTTAATCCCTCAGCCGCCCATGCCAGTAACCCGGCTCCCGATGCAGATGCATGACGGCGATGATCCGCAGCATCCCATCCTCTATCCAGTAAACCACAGCATAGGGAAATCTTTTCAAGCGGGCCTTGCGGGCTTCCCCGTCGAACTTCCGCCTCATCTCCGGCCGTGCCTTGATCTCAGCGATGGCCACTTCGGCAGCAGCGGTGAACCGCAGGCCCAACTCATCATCCACACCGCCATAATAAAGCGCCGCTTCTTCCAGTTCAAAAACTGCGGCCTTATGCCAGAGGATCTTCATGCAGATCTGCCAGCACGCTGGGCAGCAAGTTTGCGATGAACTTCAGCCATAACCTCATCATGAGGAATCAGTGTGGCAGTTCCCTCACGGATGGATTCCATGCGGCTCTCAATCTCCGCCTTCCAGGCCGGACTCATCTCCACATCATCAGCTTCATCCACGCTTTCAATCAAACGGGAAGCGATGCGTGAACGATCCTCGGCAGGCAACTGAAGTGCGTATTCAAGAACGGTGTCAAAGCTCGCTGTCATGCCCATGACTTTAATGCAAGGAAGCAGATTCGTCGAGTCCTCTGTCGCATCCCCGTCCGCCCCATCAAGTACCGTGGGCACTCCTGCCCGCGAACGAGCGTTCTGGTGCATCGAAAAGCGGGAACCTTCGCAAACGAGGATGCCTGGGGGCGCACGGGTCGCGGGCAGGAGTGCCCACGGTACTTTCCAAGCCTGCCCCAATCTCCCAAAAAATCCTGTTAATCCTGCAATCTTGGTAATCCTGTAAATAAGCCCCCTAACCACCCCGGCGCACACACCTCTGGTTAGGTCGGCCCCCCCCTGGAGCGCCCCCCAAAGGACGCCCCAGCCCCTCTCAAAAAACTCACTTCACCGGCAGCCACTGCACCGCATCCACCATCACAAAACCCGTCGTCCCCGCGTTGCTGATCTCCACCCAGCCGCCCTTGCCCGCCTCAAAGGAAAAGCTGCCGAGCGGTTGAAAATGGTTAGGCCCCGCAGGTGCCTTCTTCTGGTCCACCATCACCACCGTTTCACCTTCCGCATGGTGGATCGTCACCGGCACGGCGGAGGAGCGATTGTGATTCGTGTTGTAGGAGACAGAGATCTGATACCGCCCCGCCTTCGGCAGATCCGCCGTGAAGCGTGCCCGCTGCGGCCCCTTGTCCTGGCCGTTGTCATGCCGATAGCCCTGCTCCACAAAGCCGGGGCTGGTAAAGCCTTTGTTATCAAAGCCCGTCAACTCCGCCTCTGCATCATCCACCACGATGCCCGGCAGGCTCGCCTTCGGGTACGCGAATCCCTCCGGCAGTGCTGGCGTCTCAAAGTCCAGCATCTGCCCGTCCTGCTCCAGCCGTGCCTTCAGCTTCTCATAGTCGATGCCTTGGATCGTCGTACCCTGCTCGATGGCATGCACCGCCGCCGTCGCCGCGCTCTGCCCCAGCACCATGAAGACCGGCTCCATGCGGATGCTGCCATAGGCGATGTGGCTCGCGCTCAGGCACACCGGCACCAGCAGATTCGTACACTCCTCCGCCTTCGG includes the following:
- a CDS encoding TIGR02206 family membrane protein, whose protein sequence is MSAPFQAFGSTHLTVLALCAVALMFLAGLRRWQPGAAQVAERVLALMLLMTWPMATVSHWRLGTLSWDTGLPLHFCDVAGIAGGIALLTRNRLAAEIVYFFGLAGTLQGLITPNLAVDFPDARFLVFFVLHGGVVVTALHVVTALKCPPRAWAVPRMVGLTLGYALVVGGVNAALNSNFAFLCRKPEQASLMDVLGPWPWYIGSLVVLCGIFYSVLYAPFFIARRVRAQGEVSEG
- a CDS encoding type II toxin-antitoxin system VapC family toxin, with amino-acid sequence MTVVVDINVLLDVFQRREPYYAASAAVLNQIMNGRMVGICPAHGLTTLFYLARRHGTQVDAEAVIDRVLEYFEVVSLDKSEWERARSLPMDDFEDAAIAVTAEKSGALFIVTRNEGDFVSSPVPAVSPASFLSRMS
- a CDS encoding DUF3592 domain-containing protein, with the translated sequence MSSRHTASGDTFLIPFGLIFLLAGLGVGYFYYDLLSRWYSARHWVQVPCIIESSALRDHMETRPASTTEHDTLMNEAMATYAYEYEGRPYQGTEVALSGGADNFGDYQQRVSQILDDHRTSGTPYRCFVNPDDPTQAVIFRDARWTLLLFISIFPLLFPLVGGITATMGLLGRSENKRVRGYQTKYPDQPWRWKSAWGPEWMPPKNAGRTWIWVTIATWMSILWLPMLYALVVDGDISLSSPISLLPFLTLVPILFVSRAALRRILEKRYGQILLHVEPRPITPGSTLNAWLAIPQNLPLGQHEHMQAQIRCIREVTTRSGKNTTVNREVLWSDHQSLPLAEATREARGSRLPVTFTLPAGLPAMPVALADVGWHDASQHLWELELTAPRLTRPMVYDLPVFQTDTASSSTPVTSTATSSPTTHPLDLDADELTLHLARHHITAVFDSRQLPVSFDLSPRRYATVRLFLICFTSFWSLAFLILLNTDAPGLFPLIWGVTSAMLWALIVMQLRRQRLQFSDTGVDITWSLGPWSGRRSYEKRHLVQFQHRINMTSGATAYHVVSAETIFGKKVTLIDGIPSSLVVENLCRLLEAWRKQA
- the bioA gene encoding adenosylmethionine--8-amino-7-oxononanoate transaminase produces the protein MTSLLQTEKRHLWHPFTPMQAWCDEAHDPLMLVSGHGCYLKDQHGNEYLDGNSSIWTNIHGHNHPTLNAAIRAQLDQVAHTSFLGFTHEPAIQLGQQLVDLLPGSALTRVFYSDNGSTAIESAIRMALQYWKQNGHPSRDTILAFDRAYHGDTLGAASVGGIPIFKGSGNDFGYRVQRVPTLDALLGLTEDEITRLSAVIIEPLIQGSAGMRLWPKGMLKALSDWCQKHDIFLILDEVMTGFGRTGKMFACQHEDVIPDFLCLAKGLTGGYLPMAATLTTQRVFEGFLGPGRAFYYGHSYTASQLGCAAALGSLQVFREEKLLETLPAKVQFFQNLLDTLRDLPSILEIRQCGLIAGIEIGPYAPEQMMGVKTCLAARPHGLLTRPVVDTLILMPPLAATQAQLTHMVLALRLAIQETAP
- a CDS encoding ATP-binding protein is translated as MSQPAKLKIGSPATGDHYFPRTAIRKRLIRALNRDHMAFLGPRRTGKTSILRDLERYPPANTSALYLDLQGLRSAPAWLTLMLKETKKLLQTPPDKLAWLKEAGKGTASVLKRIEQISVTGIKLTPGQPAVDLWEPIADEFLTLLRENELPIVFMLDEFPWFLGHVASNHSPAEVDATLNWFRKARQELADGPTRFLVTGSIGLTGLLRRLGLSPAANDFDSIDIEPLTDKEALQFLEERAEGEGIVLSAAARRRILARLGVGWPLLLATFLSEVQEHAADKGPTVKDIDQLYEDRMVRGNRNKYCQEMFTRLTKLDMFSSSERRLAEEILRDLCRSPRAFGNEDFDTIHARLVPDAAHRSLLATELDYVLETLRHDGYLVRQRDGLHTFASHILRDFWRHHTA